Proteins encoded in a region of the Bactrocera tryoni isolate S06 chromosome 4, CSIRO_BtryS06_freeze2, whole genome shotgun sequence genome:
- the LOC120773770 gene encoding autophagy-related protein 9A encodes MEMALNADTNYQSLNEGNPFKKESEDFHIQDHDDTPGDSGIMIHMVPETNKARWNHIEDLDSFFTRMYNYHQKHGFSVIALDEIFQLCKFAFVVWLLTFTIYCINYQVLFGDSPPPSNHTKVTLRDVVIPTRQCIANFNGFTYLLFLLAILYFVVHFLRVVSLITQYMDMKKFYQTALHIDEKEIDNTTWHEVKMKIREVQSEQHMCIDKEQLTELDIYHRILRFKNYMVALMNKNLLPVKFNIPLLGEYVTLSRGLLFNIHFILFKGPGSPFQNNWQLRDDFNFRTNQVELAQRLSKLIMWVAVANLILAPVIFVWQCLYFLFSYANILRKEPGTLGMRTWSNYGRLYLRHFNELEHELDARLNRAYEYADRYLSSFSSPLMAVVARNILFISGGILVLILTLGIYDEFVFQVEHVLTIITILSVIGLICRTMIPDENLIWCPEQLMTAILAHVHYLPSNWKNRAHTVAVRKEFENLFQFKAGYLLNEIVSPLVTPFILMFVFRPKSLELVKFFRSFTVSVKGVGNVCSFAQLDVRKHGNPDWQLPKPNTKQKGNVDDSTTKSVVDNGKTELSLIRFTLTNPEWKAPPDAVNFLNDIREHAAEELRNALINDTDNKTSPITESLISFGTIDAEYSSLATSVFHAHNVQRAELLTSSIKQSMNQNKYYDRKYHPTPNIPQTSGFEQMLQQSFGEQEGNMLRIQTSCDNSLENMRKLRISKVEGRLQGPSEALLYNLYGIDSKISNPIDITVADMSLSTLYLHNLHKHNTDRSIQNTVEEGQEAGPTTSKRATIISKAAEDTPLLGNVRS; translated from the exons atGG AAATGGCTTTGAATGCGGATACCAATTATCAGTCCTTAAATGAAGGTAATCCTTTTAAAAAGGAAAGTGAAGACTTTCATATTCAAGATCATGACGATACACCAGGAGATAGTGGAATTATGATACATATGGTTCCCGAAACAAATaaag ctcgATGGAATCATATTGAAGATTTGGATTCATTTTTTACTCGCATGTACAATTACCATCAAAAGCATGGATTCTCAGTTATAGCCTTAGATGAGATTTTTCAGTTGTGCAAGTTTGCCTTCGTAGTGTGGTTACTAACTTTTACAATATACTGTATCAACTATCAAGTATTATTTGG aGACTCTCCACCACCGAGTAACCATACCAAAGTTACTTTAAGAGACGTTGTTATTCCAACAAGGCAATGCATAGCCAACTTTAATGgttttacatatttgttattCCTTCTAGCAATACTTTATTTCGTTGTTCATTTTTTGCGAGTTGTTTCTTTAATAACTCAATATATGGATATGAAAAAATTCTATCAAACCGCTCTCCACATTGACGAA AAAGAAATAGATAACACAACGTGGCATGAAGTAAAAATGAAGATAAGAGAAGTCCAGTCTGAGCAGCATATGTGTATTGATAAAGAGCAATTGACGGAATTGGATATATATCATCGAATTTTAAG ATTTAAAAACTATATGGTAGCTCTTATGAACAAAAACCTTCTAcctgtaaaatttaatataccacTGCTTGGAGAATATGTGACGTTGAGTCGTGGACTTttgtttaatatacattttatactattca AAGGACCTGGTTCGCCATTTCAGAATAATTGGCAACTTCGAGATGACTTCAACTTTCGTACCAATCAAGTCGAATTAGCTCAACGATTGTCAAAACTTATTATGTGGGTAGCAGTAGCTAATTTAATATTGGCTCCAGTTATTTTTGTGTGGCAGTGCTTATATTTCCTGTTCTCATACGCTAAT ATTTTAAGAAAAGAACCAGGGACATTAGGAATGCGAACATGGTCTAATTATGGTCGCTTATACTTGCGACACTTTAATGAATTAGAACATGAATTAGATGCACGTTTAAATCGTGCTTATGAATATGCAGATAGATATCTAAGCTCGTTCTCCTCACCGTTAATGGCCGTTGTAGCAAG gaatatactttttatatccGGAGGAATATTggtattaattttaacattagGTATATATGACGAATTTGTTTTCCAAGTGGAGCACGTATTAACGATTATCACTATACTCTCTGTTATTGGATTGATATGCag aaCTATGATTCCGGACGAAAATTTAATATGGTGCCCAGAACAATTGATGACCGCAATATTAGCGCATGTGCATTATCTACCATCTAATTGGAAGAATAGAGCGCATACAGTGGCTGTAAgaaaagaatttgaaaatttatttcaatttaaagcg GGTTACCTCTTAAATGAAATTGTTAGTCCGCTTGTGACTCCATTTATATTAATGTTTGTGTTCCGTCCAAAATCTCTGGAACTGGTAAAATTCTTTAGAAGTTTTACAGTAAGTGTAAAGGGTGTTGGAAATGTATGCTCATTTGCTCAATTGGATGTTAGAAAACATGGCAACCCTGATTGGCAACTTCCTAAGCctaacacaaaacaaaaaggcAACGTTGATGATAGTACGACGAAGAGCGTAGTGGACAACGGTAAAACGGAACTTTCATTAATCCGATTTACATTAACCAACCCAGAATGGAAAGCCCCACCAGATGCCGTAAATTTTTTGAACGATATTAGAGAACATGCTGCGGAAGAACTGAGAAACGCACTGATAAACGATACAGATAACAAAACAAGTCCTATAACTGaaagtttaatttcatttggCACAATCGATGCTGAG TATTCTTCTTTGGCTACATCTGTGTTTCATGCACATAATGTTCAAAGGGCGGAATTATTAACATCGTCGATTAAACAGTCTATGAATCAAAACAAATACTATGATAGAAAATATCATCCCACTCCGAATATTCCTCAAACTAGTGGTTTTGAGCAAATGCTTCAACAAAGCTTCGGCGAACAAGAAGGAAATATGTTGAGGATACAAACTTCTTGCGACAATTCTTTGGAAAATATGCGCAAATTGCGTATTAGCAAAGTAGAAGGACGACTGCAGGGACCGTCAGAAGCACTATTGTATAA TCTATATGGAATCGACTCAAAAATATCAAACCCAATTGATATTACAGTGGCAGATATGTCCCTAAGTACACTGTATTTACACAATTTACACAAGCATAAT ACTGACCGTTCTATTCAAAATACTGTGGAAGAGGGCCAGGAGGCAGGACCTACTACTTCAAAACGAGCAACTATTATTTCGAAAGCTGCAGAAGACACACCGCTTCTCGGTAATGTACGTTCATAG
- the LOC120773772 gene encoding uncharacterized protein LOC120773772 isoform X2, with protein MVLLIFSYYAYLQSYTEELRGKKMDSWLKQTILSDNQDLSTICFKLLSWLDTEFCGTMTYKHLETILTSAVFVDIIFEMMGEELTKDLMKKYAHHRLFLKDHCKRLSEVGVTLQSAAKILATPDGYKYIFTVENLLKHLLTDVNLIYNNSMGSARNIRNDNSKYKMHLIVERIFQLPPKNINISVDRMLSHCDFSLIGHIFLENTNNLHISKYKILEYKICTKIANGNISPSFIKSMYVIASSSLKGNTFFKSCLRNDVFATSLIKFFMLFFENIEREGYNIAVNSKHNLSEIIFLVHCALSSNTPSISQLNNTIRTNETVAKLIKKSFFVYY; from the exons ATGGTTCTATTAATCTTTAGttattatgcatatttgcaATCATATACGGAAGAACTCAGAG GAAAGAAAATGGATTCCTGGCTTAAACAAACCATATTATCAGACAATCAGGATTTATCAACCATTTGCTTCAAATTGCTCAGCTGGTTGGATACCGAGTTTTGTGGCACAATGACGTATAAACATCTTGAAACAATCCTTACGAGTGCTGTGTTCGTTGATATCATATTCGAAATGATGGGAGAAGAACTAACTAAAGATTTAATGAAGAAATATGCGCACCACAGGCTATTTTTAAAAGATCATTGTAAAAGACTAAGTGAAGTTGGGGTAACTTTACAATCAGCTGCTAAAATTTTAGCAACACCTGATggctataaatatatttttaccgTGGAAAACTTACTAAAGCATTTGCTAACTGATGTTAACTTGATTTATAATAATTCTATGGGGTCAGCAAGAAATATAAGAAATGATAATTCGAAGTACAAAATGCATTTAATAGTTGAAAGAATCTTCCAGTTGCCACCcaagaatattaatatttcggTGGATAGGATGTTGTCTCATTGTGATTTTTCTCTAATTggacatatttttttggaaaatacaaATAACCTACATATTagcaaatataagattttagaatataaaatttgcacaaaaattgCCAACGGAAATATAAGTCCATCTTTTATAAAATCAATGTATGTAATAGCTTCAAGTTCATTAAAGGGtaacactttttttaaatcgtgCCTTAGAAATGATGTTTTCGCCACtagtttgataaaatttttcatgctattttttgaaaacattgaaagagAAGGATATAATATAGCAGTAAATTCCAAGCATAATTtatctgaaataatttttttagtgcaTTGTGCCCTAAGTTCAAACACGCCTTCTATTTCTCAATTGAATAATACAATACGTACTAACGAAACCGTtgcaaaactaataaaaaaatcattttttgtttattattag
- the LOC120773772 gene encoding uncharacterized protein LOC120773772 isoform X1 — translation MVLLIFSYYAYLQSYTEELRGEVFSPCLFVSPPTKTGKKMDSWLKQTILSDNQDLSTICFKLLSWLDTEFCGTMTYKHLETILTSAVFVDIIFEMMGEELTKDLMKKYAHHRLFLKDHCKRLSEVGVTLQSAAKILATPDGYKYIFTVENLLKHLLTDVNLIYNNSMGSARNIRNDNSKYKMHLIVERIFQLPPKNINISVDRMLSHCDFSLIGHIFLENTNNLHISKYKILEYKICTKIANGNISPSFIKSMYVIASSSLKGNTFFKSCLRNDVFATSLIKFFMLFFENIEREGYNIAVNSKHNLSEIIFLVHCALSSNTPSISQLNNTIRTNETVAKLIKKSFFVYY, via the exons ATGGTTCTATTAATCTTTAGttattatgcatatttgcaATCATATACGGAAGAACTCAGAGGTGAAGTCTTTTCGCCTTGCCTCTTCGTCTCCCCGCCTACGAAAACTG GAAAGAAAATGGATTCCTGGCTTAAACAAACCATATTATCAGACAATCAGGATTTATCAACCATTTGCTTCAAATTGCTCAGCTGGTTGGATACCGAGTTTTGTGGCACAATGACGTATAAACATCTTGAAACAATCCTTACGAGTGCTGTGTTCGTTGATATCATATTCGAAATGATGGGAGAAGAACTAACTAAAGATTTAATGAAGAAATATGCGCACCACAGGCTATTTTTAAAAGATCATTGTAAAAGACTAAGTGAAGTTGGGGTAACTTTACAATCAGCTGCTAAAATTTTAGCAACACCTGATggctataaatatatttttaccgTGGAAAACTTACTAAAGCATTTGCTAACTGATGTTAACTTGATTTATAATAATTCTATGGGGTCAGCAAGAAATATAAGAAATGATAATTCGAAGTACAAAATGCATTTAATAGTTGAAAGAATCTTCCAGTTGCCACCcaagaatattaatatttcggTGGATAGGATGTTGTCTCATTGTGATTTTTCTCTAATTggacatatttttttggaaaatacaaATAACCTACATATTagcaaatataagattttagaatataaaatttgcacaaaaattgCCAACGGAAATATAAGTCCATCTTTTATAAAATCAATGTATGTAATAGCTTCAAGTTCATTAAAGGGtaacactttttttaaatcgtgCCTTAGAAATGATGTTTTCGCCACtagtttgataaaatttttcatgctattttttgaaaacattgaaagagAAGGATATAATATAGCAGTAAATTCCAAGCATAATTtatctgaaataatttttttagtgcaTTGTGCCCTAAGTTCAAACACGCCTTCTATTTCTCAATTGAATAATACAATACGTACTAACGAAACCGTtgcaaaactaataaaaaaatcattttttgtttattattag
- the LOC120773772 gene encoding uncharacterized protein LOC120773772 isoform X3, translated as MDSWLKQTILSDNQDLSTICFKLLSWLDTEFCGTMTYKHLETILTSAVFVDIIFEMMGEELTKDLMKKYAHHRLFLKDHCKRLSEVGVTLQSAAKILATPDGYKYIFTVENLLKHLLTDVNLIYNNSMGSARNIRNDNSKYKMHLIVERIFQLPPKNINISVDRMLSHCDFSLIGHIFLENTNNLHISKYKILEYKICTKIANGNISPSFIKSMYVIASSSLKGNTFFKSCLRNDVFATSLIKFFMLFFENIEREGYNIAVNSKHNLSEIIFLVHCALSSNTPSISQLNNTIRTNETVAKLIKKSFFVYY; from the coding sequence ATGGATTCCTGGCTTAAACAAACCATATTATCAGACAATCAGGATTTATCAACCATTTGCTTCAAATTGCTCAGCTGGTTGGATACCGAGTTTTGTGGCACAATGACGTATAAACATCTTGAAACAATCCTTACGAGTGCTGTGTTCGTTGATATCATATTCGAAATGATGGGAGAAGAACTAACTAAAGATTTAATGAAGAAATATGCGCACCACAGGCTATTTTTAAAAGATCATTGTAAAAGACTAAGTGAAGTTGGGGTAACTTTACAATCAGCTGCTAAAATTTTAGCAACACCTGATggctataaatatatttttaccgTGGAAAACTTACTAAAGCATTTGCTAACTGATGTTAACTTGATTTATAATAATTCTATGGGGTCAGCAAGAAATATAAGAAATGATAATTCGAAGTACAAAATGCATTTAATAGTTGAAAGAATCTTCCAGTTGCCACCcaagaatattaatatttcggTGGATAGGATGTTGTCTCATTGTGATTTTTCTCTAATTggacatatttttttggaaaatacaaATAACCTACATATTagcaaatataagattttagaatataaaatttgcacaaaaattgCCAACGGAAATATAAGTCCATCTTTTATAAAATCAATGTATGTAATAGCTTCAAGTTCATTAAAGGGtaacactttttttaaatcgtgCCTTAGAAATGATGTTTTCGCCACtagtttgataaaatttttcatgctattttttgaaaacattgaaagagAAGGATATAATATAGCAGTAAATTCCAAGCATAATTtatctgaaataatttttttagtgcaTTGTGCCCTAAGTTCAAACACGCCTTCTATTTCTCAATTGAATAATACAATACGTACTAACGAAACCGTtgcaaaactaataaaaaaatcattttttgtttattattag
- the LOC120775401 gene encoding uncharacterized protein LOC120775401 — MDGKMDFEVPVLAGYLNVPMQSSFSLNRISKKKNCHRYCQLFNSSRHGIERLEICESKDDKNPKIVTLENCVKITQEPAPANLILVIKKTESLTLNALSEEDLKEWTNALQMVAFRNKNSLSIPQAAIEEDNDLYCSSFGDGLFFITLIPSETSIRCNFESKSYILHLTATELQLKCTEDLNEIRARWPYRFIRKYGYRDGKFTFEAGRKCCTGEGIFTLDHTNPQEIFRCMAAKMKSMKKLINCDNHNNDINDNHWTIAANMEAGSRSPLTPNNQQCISIESNSQNSVSYREFATSSDSLNSCFTNSNNNSISTLLHPVLKQIPSKPPRKIQSTFPTSGSSNKAQMLTANLNFQLNADKLCKYQNYEAVSITTSSDPNKTIGSTLVIKPNSPECVHKQCLTLLNNETLGAERNYESIETVTDAWKTLGIDEVQHKERVLGKHCDEDFKEPCWQRSVHTCNRSLKETFLPSKVSRVIDIDIGEGGGGSGISSNSRCVDDSYDRLDFMSPNNKTSSGYNTIISVISPIRKRCNSPSLSDYEFIGNPEIELSKKNDIDKTGNIRPFNSNLPICPTSIALKCNIVGENYFEPSVSQQVYQSANISPTHENYSGINYTIVSKPKRV; from the exons ATGGATGGAAAAATGGACTTCGAAGTTCCTGTTCTAGCCGGATATCTTAATGTACCAATGCAATCTAGTTTTTCTTTAAATCGAATATCTAAAAAG AAAAATTGTCACAGATATTGTCAATTATTCAATTCAAGTCGTCATGGTATTGAACGACTCGAGATTTGCGAATCTAAAGATGACAAGAACCCAAAAATAGTAACGCTCGAAAATTGCGTCAAGATAACACAAGAACCAGCTCCGGCCAATCTCATActagttataaaaaaaacagagTCTCTGACATTAAACGCTTTATCAGAGGAAGACTTAAAAGAATGGACTAATGCATTACAAATGGTTGCCTTTCGAAATAAAAACAGTTTAAGCATACCGCAAGCCGCGATAGAAGAAGATAATGATTTATATTGTAGCTCTTTTGGTGAtggcttattttttattacacttaTTCCTTCAGAAACGTCGATTCGTTGTAATTTTGAATCCAAATCATATATTCTCCATCTGACTGCAACTGAACTTCAATTAAAATGCACTGAAGATCTTAATGAAATAAGAGCAAGATGGCCATATCGATTTATTCGAAAATACGGTTACCGTGATGGTAAATTCACATTCGAGGCAGGTAGAAAATGTTGCACAGGAGAAGGAATATTTACGCTTGATCATACCAATCCCCAAGAAATATTTCGTTGCATGGCCGCAAAAATGAAATCTATGAAGAAGTTAATAAATTGCGACAATCACAATAATGACATTAACGATAACCATTGGACGATTGCCGCAAATATGGAGGCGGGCTCTCGAAGTCCCTTGACACCAAACAATCAACAGTGTATAAGTATTGAAAGCAACTCTCAAAATAGTGTTTCTTATAGAGAATTTGCGACATCTAGCGATTCCCTTAACAGCTGCTTTACAAACTCTAATAACAATTCGATATCGACATTATTGCATCCCGTTTTAAAACAAATCCCGAGTAAGCCACCCCGAAAAATACAATCAACATTCCCCACTTCCGGAAGTTCTAATAAAGCGCAAATGCTTACAGCAAATCTAAATTTTCAACTAAATGCTGATAAATTGTGCAAATATCAGAATTATGAAGCAGTTTCTATAACAACGTCAAGTGATCCCAATAAAACGATTGGGTCAACCCTTGTTATAAAGCCGAATTCTCCAGAGTGTGTTCACAAACAATGTCTAACATTGCTTAATAATGAAACTTTAGGAGCTGAACGAAACTATGAAAGCATAGAAACTGTAACTGATGCCTGGAAAACTCTTGGGATAGATGAAGTACAGCATAAGGAACGTGTTTTGGGCAAACATTGCGATGAGGATTTTAAAGAACCATGTTGGCAACGTTCCGTCCACACTTGTAATCGCTCATTAAAGGAAACATTTTTACCATCTAAAGTGTCAAGAGTAATAGATATTGATATCGGAGAAGGAGGCGGAGGGAGTGGCATTTCAAGTAATTCAAGGTGTGTTGATGATTCGTATGATAGGCTAGATTTTATGTCACCGAATAACAAAACATCCAGCGGTTATAACACCATAATATCTGTCATATCGCCCATTCGTAAACGCTGCAATTCCCCCTCTTTGAGTGATTATGAATTCATTGGCAATCCGGAAATTGAATTGTCCAAGAAAAACGATATAGACAAAACTGGAAATATCCGGCCTTTTAATTCCAATCTACCAATATGCCCAACTTCGATAGCATTAAAGTGCAACATAGTTGGAGAAAATTATTTCGAACCGTCCGTAAGTCAACAAGTGTATCAGAGTGCAAACATATCACCTACACACGAAAATTATAGTGGCATAAATTATACAATAGTTAGTAAGCCTAAAAGAGTTTGA